Below is a window of Frigoribacterium sp. SL97 DNA.
CTCCCCCGCGCCACCGCTCGGTCGTCCTCGCCACGGCCGACCGGGACCCCCGCACGCGACCGACGGTCAAGGGGCCCGACCTCGCCGCCCTCGGCTCGCTCGTCTCCGAGGCGCGGTCCCGAGGGGCCGGCGAGGCCGTGCTGCTCTCGCCCGAGGGGCACATCGTCGAAGGCGCCTGGAGCTCGATCGTCTGGTGGCGCGGGGACGCCCTCTGCCTCCCGTCGGACGACCTGCCGCGCCTCCCGGGCGTCACGGTCCGCAGCCTGACGACGCTGGCCGCCGTCCTCGGCGTGGACGTGCTGCACGACCGCACCCGGCCGGACGAGCTCGACGGGTTCGAGGTCTGGAGCCTCGGCGCACTGCACGGCATCCGCATCGTCACCGGCTGGATCGACGGCCCCGCACCCGCCGAGGAGCCGGGGCGCCTGGCGCTCTGGCGCGGCCGACTCGACCGCCTGCGACGACCGGTCGACGGCTGACCCCCACCGGGACGCGATCGGTGCCTCGACGCGTCAGGCGCCGGCCCCGTCGTCGGGCGTGACGTCGGACCCGACCTCGGACCCGACCTCGACCTCGACCTCGACCTCGCCGAGGCGGCCCGCCTCGAGGCGCACGCGCCGCGTCACCAGCTCGGCCGGCACCTCGACGTGCGAGATCACGACGACCGTCGAACCGTCGTCGCGGGCGGTGGTCAGGACGTCGTGCACGAGCCGACGGGAGGTCTCGGCGTCGAGTCCGGCCGTCGGCTCGTCGAGCACGAGCACCGGGAACCCCCGCAGGAGGGCACGCGCGAGCGAGATGCGCTGGGCCTGACCGCCCGAGACGAGGACGCCGCGCTCGCCCACCGGTGCGTCGAGCCCGCCGCGCTCGGCGGCCCAACGGCCCAGCCCGACACGGTCAAGGACCGCGAGCAGGTCGTCGTCGGTGGCCGTGTCGCGGGCGAAGAGCAGGTTCTGCCGCAGGGACTCGTCGAAGAGGTAGGGCGTCTGCTCGATCAGGCCGACCGTGGCCCGGACGGCGGCCGGGGCGAGGATCGCCGTGTCGACTCCCCCGACCTCGTAGCGACCCGTGTGCTCGACGAAGCGGGCCAGCACCCACGCCAGCGTGGTCTTGCCGGCGCCGCTCGGCCCCTCGACCACGAGGCGGTCGCCGACGGCCACGTCGAGGTCGACGCCGCGGAGCGCGGGGCCCGCCGCCCCCGGCCAGGTCGCCGAGACTCCCCGCAGGCGAAGCGCGGGCACGGAGGCCGGCACGGCGGGCCCGTGGGCTCGGAGAGGGTCGGAGGCGGTGACGTCCGCTCCGCCGGACACGTGGTCGTCGTCGACGACGCCGGCCGGCACGTCGACCGGCACCGCCGAGTCGACGCGGTCACCGCTCGCCCGCACGCGACGCCAGGCCAGCACGGCCGTCGGGACGGCACCGACGACCTCGAAGACGGCGAGGGGCACGAGGGCGACCAGCGCGAAGGCGGGACCGGTCAGCCCGCCCGAGGCGACGTCGGGCGCCACGACGGGGATCGTCGCAAACACGGCGGCACCCGACAGCGCCGAGAGCACGGCGGCGACCACGCCCCCGGTCAGGGCCCGACGCGAGGAGGCGCGGCGCAGGTCGTCGTCGAGTCGAGCGACCCGGGCGAGCTGGCGGTCCACCGCCTCGAACGCGACGAGCACGTCGAGGTTCTGCACGAGGTCGACGACGGCGGCCGAGAGCGCCCCCGCCGGTCGGCGAAGGTGCGTTCACTGCGGCGGGCGAGCCGGTCCGCGGCGACGCAGCCGACGACGAACGCGACGACGAGTGCGCCTGCCAGGACGACCGCCGCCATCGGCGACACCAGGGCGACGCCGATCACCGCGACGACCGAGGTCAGGCCCGACACCACGAGCGGCTGCACGACCCGGAGGGGAAGGTCCTGCAGGGCGTCGACGTCACCGACGACCCGCGCCAGCAGGTCGCCGCGATCGGTGCGGCCGAGACCCGCCGGGGCCACGCGGATCAGTCGGCGGTAGAGCTCGGTGCGGACCACGGCCAGCTGACGGAAGGCCGCGTCGTGGCTCGACAGCCGTTCGAGGTAGCGGAAGACCGCGCGGGTCAGGGCGAACGCGCGGACGCCCACGACGGCGAGCGAGAGGTACAGGATCGGCGGCTGCTCGGCGGCCCGCGTGATGAGGTACGCCGACGCCGCGAGCAAGGCCACCGCCGAGAGGGCGCTCAGCGACCCGAAGACCAGGCCGGGGGCGGCGCGGCGCCCGGCGGGCTGAGCCGTGCGGAGCAACGAGCGGGTCACGAGGGGCCTCCGATCGGGACGACGACGTCGGCCGCGTCGCTCACGGCGCGGCGGTGCGTGACGACGACCACGGCGACGCCCGTGGCCGCGATGCGACGGAGGCCCTCGACGACCCGGGCCTCGGTGACCCGGTCGAGGGCGGACGAGGGCTCGTCGACCAGCAGGAGGCGCGCCCCGACCCGGTCGAGCCGGTACAGCGCCCGGGCCACCGACACCCGCTGCGCCTGGCCGCCGGACAGCCCCTCGCCGCCGGCCCCGAGCACGAGCGCCGGGTCGAGGCCGGCCGCGCCGGCCAGGTCGAGGGCGCGGACGACGGCCTCGGTGTCGGGCCCGTCCTCGTCGCCGAGGCCGACGTTCTCGGCGACGGTGCCGGACGACAACTGGGCGGACTGGCCCGACCAGGCGATCTCGTGGCGGGCGGGCGCGCGGCCCGACGAGCGCCAGACGGCCCGTCCCTCGCACGGCTCGAGCCCCAGCACGGCGTCGAGCAAGGTGGACTTCCCGGCACCGCTCGGTCCGACGACCGCGGTGACGCGACCCGTCTCGGCGACGAAGGAGGTCTCGGCCAGCCGCACCGCGCCTCCTCGGCCGACCGACACCCGGTCGACGACGAGCGCGTCGGCCTCGGGGAGGGCCGCGGCCGGATCGGCGTCGGTCGTCGCCCGGGACGACCGGGGCGTGACGTCGCCGTCCTCGTCGTCGAGCAGCTCGAAGACGTCGTCGGCCGCCGCGACCCCGTCGGCCGCGGCGTGGTAGTTGGCTCCGACCTGGCGGAGGGGCAGGTAGGCCTCGGGGGTGAGCAACAGCACGAACAGCCCGGCGGTCAGCCCCAGCGACCCCTCGACGAGCCGGATGCCGATGGACACGGCGACGAGTGCGACGGACAGCGACGCCGCGAGCTCGAGCACGAAACCGCTGAGGAACGACACGCGCAGCACCGTGACCGTCTCGACCCGGTAGTCGTCGGTGATGCGACCGATCCGCTCGACCTGGCGCCGCTCGCGACCGAACGCCTTGAGCGTCGACGCCCCGCCCACGGCGTCGGCGAACGACGAGGCGAGGTGCGTCAGGCGGTCCCACTGCCGGGTCTGGGCGGCCCGAGTGGTCCACCCGATCAGGACCATGAAGACGGGGATCAACGGCAGGGTCAGCACGACGATCAGGGCCGACAACCAGTCGTGGAGCGCCATGACGACGATGAGCAGCGGCGTCGCCAGGGCCGTCAGCACCAGCTGCGGCAGGTAGCGCGCGAAGTACTCGTCGAGGGCGTCGAGCCCGGGGCCGACGAGCGTCGCGACGCGCGCCGAGGAGTGGCGGTCGACCCAGGCGCGCCCCCGGTCGGCGACGGCGCGGACGACCCGGGCCCGCAGCTGGCTCTTGACCTGCGCCGCGGCCCGCGCGGCCGTCACCTCGAGGGCCCAGGCGACGAGCGATCGTGCCGCCACCGAGACCCCGAGCCCCAGCAGGGTGGTCGAGAGACCGGAGACGCGCCCGTCGACGACCTGGACCACGGCCGTCGTGGTGAACCAGGCCACGGCGACGATCGCGAGGGTCTGCGCGAGGCCGAGCACGGCACCGAGCCCCAGGAACACCCGGGCGGCGGAGGCGTAGCGCAGGAGGCGCGGGTCGAGCGGCTTCACGGACGTCGCCTCAGTGCGCGGCCGGGATGGTCGCCCGGGTGATCCGCTTGCGGAAGATCCAGTAGGTGAAGCCCTGGTATCCGAGGATGAGCGGGACGAAGACGAGGGCCACCCAGCTCATGATCGTCAGGGTGTAGGTCGAGCTCGACGCGTTGGCGATCGTGAGACCGTTCGCCGGATCGTTGCTCGCCGGCATCACCCAGGGGAAGAGCGCGGCGAACAGGCTCGACACCGCCAGGGCGATCGTGAGGGCCATGAGGCCGAAGGACCGGCCCTCGCGACCGCGCAGGTTCGCGACGAACGAGGCGATCAGGCTGACGGCGGCCCCGGCCGAGAGGACCACCGAGGCGAGGGTCCCGTGCATCAGCGAGGTCAGGACCAGGAAGGACGCCGCGACGACGATCGTCACGAGCCCCGCGCGGGTGGCCAGGCGCCGGGCCCGGTCACGGATCGCACCCTCGGTCTTGAGCGTGACGAACACGACGCCGTGCGTGAAGAAGAGCAGCAGGGTCGTGAGACCGCCCAGCAGGGCGTAGGGGTTCAGCAGGTCGACCAACGTCCCGGTGTAGTTGTACCCCTCGTCGAGCGGCACGCCCTGGACGACGTTGGCGAACACCAGGCCCCAGACGAACGCCGGCACGGCCGAACCGACGACGATCATGAGGTCGAAGCGGCGCTTCCACGAGGACTCGGGACGCTGGTGGCGGTACTCGAACGAGACGCCCCGCGCGATCAGGGCCAGCAGGATGAGCAGCATCAAGAGGTAGAAGCCGCTGAACAGCGTGGCGTACCACTCGGGGAAGGCCGCGAACAGGAACGCACCGGCGACGATGACCCAGGTCTCGTTGAGGTCCCAGACCGGACCGATGGTGTTGATCAGCACGCGCCGGTCGGTGTCGTCGCGACCGAGGAAGGGCAGGGACATGCCGACCCCGAAGTCGAAGCCGTCGAGCACGAAGTAGCCGACGAAGAAGAACCCGAGGATCACGAACCAGAGGGTGGGGAGGTCCATGGTCAGAGCCTTTCTCGCATCGGTTCGGTGGGGGTGGTGGGCATCAGTAGACCGTCGCCTCGTGGCGGATCTCGCCCGACACGGGGTCGGGCTCGGGGGCGTCGGCCGGCCCCTTCTGGGCGGCCCTGACGATGAGCTTGAACTCGACGACCGCGAGCGTGCCGTAGATCAGCGTGAAGGCGACGAGCGAGATGAGCACCGTCAGGCCGGTGACGCCCGGCGAGACGCCGTCCTCGGTCTTCAGCAGCCCGAAGACGAGCCAGGGCTGTCGACCCATCTCGGTGAAGACCCAGCCGACGATCATGGCGAGGAGGGGCATCGGGTAGCTGAAGACCGCGGCCCGCCAGACCCACCTGTTCTGCGGCAGTCGCCCCTTGCGGGTGATCCAGAGGCCGACGAGCGAGACGAGCACGCTGACCATGCCGAGGCCCATCATCCAGCGGAAGGACCAGTAGGTGACCCAGATGATCGGGGTGTAGTCCCCCGGACCGTAGAGCTGCACGTACTGCGCCTGGAGGTCGTTGATGCCCTCGACCGTGCCGTCGAAGGTGTGCGTCGACAGGAACGACAGCAGGTACGGCAACCGGATGCTGAAGAGCTCGTGCACCCCGTCGGGCGTGCCCAGGGTGAAGATCGAGAACGAGGCGTCGGCGCCGGTGCTGGTCTTGTACAGGGCCTCCGCGGCCGCCATCTTCATCGGCTGGGTCTCGACCATGGCGAGACCCAGCTGGTCGCCCGTGACGAAGGTGAGCGCGCCGGCGGCCACCATCGTCCAGAGACCGAACCGCAGGGCCGGTCGCATCGTCTCGAGGTGCTGGTTGCGCGAGAGGTGCCAGGCGGCGACGGCGACGATGACCGCGGCCGAGACCATGAAGCAGGCGAAGATCGTGTGCGGGAACGCGGCGAGGGCGACCTTGTTGGTCAGCACCTCCCAGATGCTCGTGAGCTCGGCCCGCCCCTTCTCCTCGTTGATGTCGTAGCCGACCGGGTTCTGCATGAAGGCGTTCGCGGCGATGATGAAGTACGCCGAGAGGATGCTGCCGACCGTCGCACCCCAGATGCTCAGCAGGTGGAGCTTCGGCGGCACCTTGTCCCAGCCGAAGATCCAGATGCCGATGAAGGTCGCCTCGAGGAAGAACGCGAGCAGGCCCTCGAGCGCGAGCGGGGCGCCGAACACGTCGCCGACGAACCGCGAGTAGTCGGACCAGTTCATGCCGAACTGGAACTCCTGGACGATGCCGGTCACGACGCCCATGGCGAAGTTGATCAGGAAGATCTTGCCGA
It encodes the following:
- a CDS encoding aminotransferase class IV, translated to MSGERPGGDVLHVWQGDELATRGGGGAADADPRLLVADSWLVDDGSVLALDVHRDRFAGSVAEVPGSPDADEVSAFWTAALAVLPRTGAWFPRVELGAGDGAEDGDRARLRLRLRPAPPRHRSVVLATADRDPRTRPTVKGPDLAALGSLVSEARSRGAGEAVLLSPEGHIVEGAWSSIVWWRGDALCLPSDDLPRLPGVTVRSLTTLAAVLGVDVLHDRTRPDELDGFEVWSLGALHGIRIVTGWIDGPAPAEEPGRLALWRGRLDRLRRPVDG
- a CDS encoding amino acid ABC transporter ATP-binding/permease protein, with amino-acid sequence MQNLDVLVAFEAVDRQLARVARLDDDLRRASSRRALTGGVVAAVLSALSGAAVFATIPVVAPDVASGGLTGPAFALVALVPLAVFEVVGAVPTAVLAWRRVRASGDRVDSAVPVDVPAGVVDDDHVSGGADVTASDPLRAHGPAVPASVPALRLRGVSATWPGAAGPALRGVDLDVAVGDRLVVEGPSGAGKTTLAWVLARFVEHTGRYEVGGVDTAILAPAAVRATVGLIEQTPYLFDESLRQNLLFARDTATDDDLLAVLDRVGLGRWAAERGGLDAPVGERGVLVSGGQAQRISLARALLRGFPVLVLDEPTAGLDAETSRRLVHDVLTTARDDGSTVVVISHVEVPAELVTRRVRLEAGRLGEVEVEVEVGSEVGSDVTPDDGAGA
- a CDS encoding ABC transporter transmembrane domain-containing protein, translating into MTRSLLRTAQPAGRRAAPGLVFGSLSALSAVALLAASAYLITRAAEQPPILYLSLAVVGVRAFALTRAVFRYLERLSSHDAAFRQLAVVRTELYRRLIRVAPAGLGRTDRGDLLARVVGDVDALQDLPLRVVQPLVVSGLTSVVAVIGVALVSPMAAVVLAGALVVAFVVGCVAADRLARRSERTFADRRGRSRPPSSTSCRTSTCSSRSRRWTASSPGSLDSTTTCAAPPRVGP
- the cydD gene encoding thiol reductant ABC exporter subunit CydD, with the protein product MKPLDPRLLRYASAARVFLGLGAVLGLAQTLAIVAVAWFTTTAVVQVVDGRVSGLSTTLLGLGVSVAARSLVAWALEVTAARAAAQVKSQLRARVVRAVADRGRAWVDRHSSARVATLVGPGLDALDEYFARYLPQLVLTALATPLLIVVMALHDWLSALIVVLTLPLIPVFMVLIGWTTRAAQTRQWDRLTHLASSFADAVGGASTLKAFGRERRQVERIGRITDDYRVETVTVLRVSFLSGFVLELAASLSVALVAVSIGIRLVEGSLGLTAGLFVLLLTPEAYLPLRQVGANYHAAADGVAAADDVFELLDDEDGDVTPRSSRATTDADPAAALPEADALVVDRVSVGRGGAVRLAETSFVAETGRVTAVVGPSGAGKSTLLDAVLGLEPCEGRAVWRSSGRAPARHEIAWSGQSAQLSSGTVAENVGLGDEDGPDTEAVVRALDLAGAAGLDPALVLGAGGEGLSGGQAQRVSVARALYRLDRVGARLLLVDEPSSALDRVTEARVVEGLRRIAATGVAVVVVTHRRAVSDAADVVVPIGGPS
- the cydB gene encoding cytochrome d ubiquinol oxidase subunit II, which encodes MDLPTLWFVILGFFFVGYFVLDGFDFGVGMSLPFLGRDDTDRRVLINTIGPVWDLNETWVIVAGAFLFAAFPEWYATLFSGFYLLMLLILLALIARGVSFEYRHQRPESSWKRRFDLMIVVGSAVPAFVWGLVFANVVQGVPLDEGYNYTGTLVDLLNPYALLGGLTTLLLFFTHGVVFVTLKTEGAIRDRARRLATRAGLVTIVVAASFLVLTSLMHGTLASVVLSAGAAVSLIASFVANLRGREGRSFGLMALTIALAVSSLFAALFPWVMPASNDPANGLTIANASSSTYTLTIMSWVALVFVPLILGYQGFTYWIFRKRITRATIPAAH
- a CDS encoding cytochrome ubiquinol oxidase subunit I, with product MNELLDPLLLSRWQFGLTTIYHFLFVPLTIGMAFTVAVFQTAWVRTGRVHYLQLTQFFGKIFLINFAMGVVTGIVQEFQFGMNWSDYSRFVGDVFGAPLALEGLLAFFLEATFIGIWIFGWDKVPPKLHLLSIWGATVGSILSAYFIIAANAFMQNPVGYDINEEKGRAELTSIWEVLTNKVALAAFPHTIFACFMVSAAVIVAVAAWHLSRNQHLETMRPALRFGLWTMVAAGALTFVTGDQLGLAMVETQPMKMAAAEALYKTSTGADASFSIFTLGTPDGVHELFSIRLPYLLSFLSTHTFDGTVEGINDLQAQYVQLYGPGDYTPIIWVTYWSFRWMMGLGMVSVLVSLVGLWITRKGRLPQNRWVWRAAVFSYPMPLLAMIVGWVFTEMGRQPWLVFGLLKTEDGVSPGVTGLTVLISLVAFTLIYGTLAVVEFKLIVRAAQKGPADAPEPDPVSGEIRHEATVY